In a genomic window of Planctomicrobium piriforme:
- a CDS encoding MotA/TolQ/ExbB proton channel family protein: protein MSTLLRDLSALSPFLIGGAFCVHLFLFLVLWIWSRRDLKTIASALFDFTKGLRNQSLLDSHAHLTDQIDAFLADVNDVLDDPNRQSERQPLLERMRILDEKRRYLDSMTFDVVYNMARTMIEAYPLAGVLGTVLAIGSALQSDIANPKGGVSLILERFSESIWSTALGLIGALVLMFVNSCLEPAFTRLSENRRHVRETIARAKRELAMSESASGERT, encoded by the coding sequence ATGAGCACGCTGTTGCGAGATCTTTCGGCCCTCTCCCCCTTCTTGATCGGGGGGGCGTTCTGCGTGCATCTGTTTCTGTTTCTGGTGCTGTGGATCTGGTCTCGCCGCGATCTGAAGACCATCGCCAGCGCCCTGTTCGACTTCACGAAAGGGCTCAGAAATCAGAGCCTGCTCGATTCGCACGCGCATCTGACCGACCAGATCGACGCCTTTCTGGCCGATGTGAACGACGTTCTCGATGATCCCAACCGGCAGTCCGAACGCCAGCCGTTACTGGAGCGAATGCGGATTCTCGACGAGAAGCGGCGGTATCTCGACTCGATGACGTTCGACGTTGTCTACAACATGGCCCGCACCATGATCGAGGCCTACCCGCTGGCCGGAGTGCTGGGCACCGTGCTGGCCATCGGTTCGGCCTTGCAGAGCGACATCGCCAATCCCAAAGGGGGCGTCAGCCTCATCCTCGAACGCTTTTCAGAGTCCATCTGGTCGACGGCGCTGGGCTTGATCGGGGCGCTGGTGCTGATGTTCGTGAATAGTTGTCTCGAGCCCGCTTTTACGCGGCTGTCGGAGAATCGCCGGCATGTGCGTGAAACCATCGCCAGGGCGAAGCGCGAACTGGCGATGTCCGAATCCGCGTCGGGAGAGCGGACATGA
- a CDS encoding AAA family ATPase — MFHDYEREKQVVQKLRESRQQIRDQLAKAIVGQHDVIEQVLTALLAGGHCLITGAPGLAKTLLVKSIAQIFHLNFQRIQFTPDLMPADITGTEILEETTAGRRAMTFVQGPIFANVILADEINRTPPKTQAALLEAMQEHQVTAAGKRYPLAPPFFVLATQNPIEMEGTYPLPEAQLDRFMFNVVVNYLPEDDEITVVERTTAGRPEPIEALFTGEDVLAFHEVVRSVPVAREVIQYAVRIASMSRPGQTGTPDFINQYVSWGAGTRASQYLVLGAKSRALLQGRSHVSVEDIRASAIPVLRHRVLVNYKAEAEGKSVDSLIRQLIDVVPTPTSK, encoded by the coding sequence ATGTTTCATGACTACGAGCGTGAGAAACAGGTTGTCCAGAAGTTGCGGGAAAGCCGACAGCAGATTCGCGATCAGCTCGCCAAAGCCATCGTCGGCCAGCATGACGTCATCGAACAGGTGCTGACGGCCCTCCTCGCCGGTGGGCATTGCCTGATTACGGGTGCCCCTGGTCTGGCCAAGACGCTGCTGGTAAAGTCGATCGCCCAGATCTTTCACCTCAACTTTCAGCGCATCCAGTTCACGCCTGACCTGATGCCGGCCGACATCACCGGCACCGAGATTCTGGAAGAAACGACCGCCGGGCGACGCGCAATGACGTTCGTCCAGGGGCCGATTTTCGCCAACGTGATTCTCGCGGACGAAATCAACCGCACGCCACCCAAAACCCAGGCGGCCCTGCTCGAAGCGATGCAGGAACATCAGGTGACCGCCGCCGGAAAGCGTTACCCGCTCGCGCCGCCGTTCTTCGTGCTGGCGACCCAGAATCCGATCGAGATGGAAGGGACCTATCCTTTGCCGGAAGCCCAGCTCGACCGTTTTATGTTCAACGTCGTGGTGAACTACCTGCCGGAAGACGACGAAATCACCGTGGTCGAGCGGACCACCGCCGGCCGGCCTGAGCCGATTGAGGCCCTCTTCACCGGGGAAGACGTGCTGGCCTTTCACGAGGTCGTCCGCAGCGTTCCGGTGGCGCGGGAAGTCATTCAATACGCAGTGCGGATTGCGTCGATGTCGCGTCCCGGTCAGACGGGCACGCCTGACTTCATCAATCAGTATGTCAGTTGGGGCGCCGGCACCCGGGCCTCGCAATACCTGGTGTTGGGCGCCAAGTCCCGTGCCCTGCTGCAGGGCCGTTCGCACGTCAGCGTGGAAGACATTCGCGCGAGTGCGATTCCAGTCCTGCGGCACCGCGTGCTGGTGAACTACAAAGCCGAAGCGGAAGGCAAATCGGTCGATAGCCTCATTCGACAGTTGATCGACGTCGTCCCAACCCCTACGAGCAAGTGA
- a CDS encoding glycosyltransferase family 39 protein → MKPKFNRQPSERLLLAALLLIGLLLRIAVTAFSYENLLTDPDAYLTLAQGIAAGHGFAVPGSEVPTAFRPPLYPLLISWCAQPSQRFLLAAFQIAISLATLPVVWLCAKQLGLGKFARLAAVACLAIDPLLLRYVPFPMTETTCALLVACLLLCMTSPAKPTARRSFVTGVVFGLCVLSRPTFWAFGAFYAGYAFAVFAASSSRGWEIPWKRLIAGLAGIVLCVSPWAIRNAQVLGKPIVMTTHGGYTLLLGNNEAFYREVVRQPFGTIWDGSKGPGQSAWMDSVEAERHLAGISGEVEADRWMSAKAWDTILLDPVTFQKACLLKFCWFWNIAPHAAAAPSLSAIVRYAVGIYYVGLWLCLLGGMFRLVERWSYGEPGLSQNLSSKAIGPSGGDADISGSHDNFAPHPLPLSPEYRGEGRPHSLSQWRAPVLLVLAMTCAHLLYWSDARMRAPIMPAVALIAVAAFAGPSKSGTATPAEQSIGTY, encoded by the coding sequence GTGAAGCCAAAGTTCAATCGACAACCGTCTGAACGGCTGCTGCTCGCGGCACTGCTGTTGATTGGTCTGCTGCTCCGCATCGCGGTGACGGCATTCTCTTACGAAAATCTGCTGACGGACCCCGATGCCTATCTGACGCTGGCTCAGGGAATTGCCGCCGGTCACGGCTTCGCGGTGCCAGGGTCGGAAGTCCCGACGGCGTTTCGTCCGCCGCTGTATCCGCTTTTGATCTCGTGGTGTGCCCAGCCGAGTCAGCGTTTCCTGCTGGCGGCATTCCAGATTGCGATCTCGCTGGCAACTTTGCCGGTCGTCTGGCTGTGCGCCAAGCAGTTGGGCCTGGGGAAATTCGCCCGACTGGCGGCGGTCGCCTGTCTGGCAATTGACCCGTTGCTGTTGCGGTATGTGCCGTTTCCGATGACCGAAACGACTTGCGCGTTACTCGTTGCCTGCCTGCTGCTGTGCATGACCTCGCCGGCCAAACCGACGGCGCGACGCAGCTTTGTCACAGGCGTCGTCTTCGGATTGTGCGTGCTGTCCCGCCCGACGTTCTGGGCGTTTGGAGCTTTCTACGCGGGTTACGCGTTTGCTGTCTTTGCGGCTTCATCATCGCGTGGTTGGGAGATCCCCTGGAAACGCCTGATCGCCGGCCTCGCAGGCATCGTCCTTTGCGTGTCGCCGTGGGCAATTCGCAATGCCCAGGTACTGGGGAAACCGATCGTCATGACCACGCATGGCGGATATACGCTATTGCTGGGGAATAACGAGGCCTTTTACCGGGAAGTGGTCCGCCAGCCATTCGGAACGATCTGGGACGGCTCGAAAGGGCCAGGCCAGTCCGCCTGGATGGACTCCGTCGAAGCGGAACGACACCTGGCAGGCATTTCCGGCGAGGTCGAAGCCGACCGCTGGATGTCAGCCAAGGCCTGGGACACGATCCTGCTCGATCCGGTGACGTTTCAAAAAGCCTGCCTGTTGAAATTCTGCTGGTTCTGGAACATCGCACCACATGCCGCAGCGGCGCCTAGTTTGTCCGCGATCGTGCGTTATGCCGTTGGGATCTACTACGTCGGCCTCTGGCTCTGTCTGCTCGGCGGGATGTTCCGACTCGTCGAACGCTGGTCGTATGGAGAACCCGGCCTGTCGCAGAATCTGTCCTCAAAAGCAATCGGTCCGTCCGGAGGAGATGCAGACATAAGTGGGTCGCATGACAATTTCGCCCCTCACCCCCTGCCCCTCTCCCCGGAGTACCGGGGCGAGGGGAGACCGCATTCGCTGTCGCAGTGGCGGGCGCCGGTGCTGCTGGTCCTCGCCATGACCTGTGCACATCTCCTGTACTGGAGTGATGCACGCATGCGGGCGCCGATCATGCCGGCCGTCGCGCTGATCGCCGTCGCGGCGTTTGCCGGTCCCTCGAAGTCGGGAACGGCAACTCCTGCCGAACAATCGATCGGCACATACTGA
- a CDS encoding coiled-coil domain-containing protein produces the protein MISRRRLTLQLTPLLDMLLIVVFLQYFQLRDREQTIADESTAIVAERDQLAASQQATKAELAELMQRMAALQSRLSTTETQATEAQIAAERERESLVHSQTDLERSLAQQRTLGELVNQLFQISPDEVSRILNEAKAPGDPQTPAEREKLKERFRDLSSKTPGRMIEHLLSYEEIRKRADIWDLHIDAKGVATLSDGQRSTRIRIPMSEEGDVLTEQFVNDLFTWYRSLPQPKSLVVILLTYDRSSRIYVTESVRAALPIWVTRMQADSAGRTRFEYADLGFRLE, from the coding sequence ATGATCTCCCGACGACGGCTGACGCTGCAGTTGACGCCGCTGCTCGACATGCTGCTGATCGTGGTCTTCCTGCAGTACTTTCAACTGCGGGACCGCGAGCAAACCATCGCAGATGAATCGACGGCAATCGTCGCCGAACGGGACCAGCTCGCCGCCAGCCAACAGGCGACCAAAGCCGAACTCGCGGAACTGATGCAGCGCATGGCAGCCCTGCAGAGCCGGCTCAGCACTACGGAGACACAGGCGACCGAAGCCCAGATTGCCGCTGAGCGCGAACGGGAATCGCTCGTGCATTCGCAGACCGATCTCGAACGGTCCCTCGCACAGCAGCGAACCCTCGGGGAACTCGTCAACCAGTTGTTTCAAATCTCGCCGGATGAGGTCAGCCGCATCCTTAATGAGGCCAAAGCTCCCGGTGATCCGCAGACCCCTGCCGAGCGAGAAAAGCTCAAAGAGCGCTTTCGCGATCTGTCATCGAAAACACCCGGCCGCATGATCGAACACCTGCTCTCCTACGAAGAAATTCGCAAACGGGCAGACATCTGGGATCTGCACATCGACGCCAAAGGGGTCGCGACGTTGTCAGACGGGCAGCGATCCACCCGAATTCGCATTCCGATGTCGGAAGAGGGGGATGTGCTGACCGAGCAGTTCGTCAACGACCTGTTCACCTGGTATCGCTCGCTGCCGCAGCCGAAGAGCCTGGTCGTGATTCTGCTCACCTACGACCGCTCTTCCCGCATTTATGTGACGGAATCAGTCAGGGCAGCCTTGCCGATTTGGGTCACCCGCATGCAGGCCGACAGCGCCGGACGAACGCGATTCGAATACGCCGACCTCGGTTTTCGTCTGGAATAG
- a CDS encoding sensor histidine kinase → MSNSESLTPSPETDALQARIDELEVQLLQAQKLGSVGELASSITHEFNNILTTVINYAKLGLRHKDATSRDKAFDKILSASQRAAKITTGLLSYARARETRQESTSLTRVVQDVLVLVEKDLQIHRIRVELKMAGDPHARINAGEIQQVLLNLLVNARQAMQPGGTITISVTEDAEHQWAEVSVKDTGSGIPAEKLPQIFTRFYSTKSADQNGQGGNGLGLALCKKIMDSHQGRIRVESAPGYGTKFTLKFPTAVPPNLLAACGLPESSAKVEREAKVQSTTV, encoded by the coding sequence GTGAGCAATTCTGAATCACTCACGCCTTCTCCGGAAACGGACGCCTTGCAGGCTCGGATCGATGAACTGGAAGTCCAACTGCTGCAGGCCCAGAAGCTGGGCTCGGTCGGGGAACTCGCCTCGTCGATTACGCACGAGTTCAACAACATCCTGACCACGGTCATCAACTACGCCAAGCTGGGTTTGCGCCATAAAGACGCCACCAGCCGCGACAAGGCGTTCGATAAAATTCTCTCGGCATCGCAGCGGGCTGCCAAAATCACCACCGGACTCCTCTCCTACGCCCGGGCTCGCGAGACCCGGCAGGAATCGACCAGCCTGACCCGCGTTGTGCAGGATGTGCTGGTGCTGGTGGAAAAGGATCTGCAGATCCACCGCATTCGGGTGGAACTGAAGATGGCCGGCGATCCGCATGCCCGGATTAACGCCGGCGAAATCCAGCAGGTGTTGCTGAATCTGCTGGTTAACGCCCGGCAGGCAATGCAGCCCGGCGGCACGATTACGATCTCCGTGACGGAAGATGCCGAACATCAATGGGCCGAGGTTTCCGTGAAGGATACCGGCAGCGGCATTCCGGCTGAAAAGCTGCCGCAGATCTTCACGCGGTTCTACTCGACCAAGTCCGCCGACCAGAACGGTCAGGGGGGCAATGGGTTAGGACTCGCGCTCTGCAAGAAGATCATGGATTCCCATCAGGGACGCATCCGGGTTGAAAGTGCACCCGGCTATGGCACAAAATTCACCCTCAAGTTTCCAACCGCCGTTCCGCCCAATCTGTTGGCGGCGTGCGGATTGCCGGAAAGTTCTGCCAAGGTCGAGCGTGAAGCCAAAGTTCAATCGACAACCGTCTGA
- the argC gene encoding N-acetyl-gamma-glutamyl-phosphate reductase, protein MIRAAIQGGTGYTALELLRILLRHPGVEVTAVTSRSETGLVSRVHPSLAGRLNLVFSNPTPDELAGQADVCFCCLPHVASMEAIPSLLAAGLRVIDLSADYRLTDPVVYETWYGHVHTDPTRLGATVYGLPEIYGDRIASQNLIANPGCYTSTSILALAPLLKAGLVRPKGIIIDAKSGVSGAGRSPKVEMLYSECNESFSAYAVGTHRHTPEIEQVLSDVCGEQVDVIFTPHLTPMDRGIFATIYAVPAREVKQAELLETMRQFYAGKPFVHVVEHLPKTKDVSGTNFCHLTARVVKDRVMVLAVLDNLIKGASGVAVQNFNLMYDFDETTGLV, encoded by the coding sequence GTGATACGCGCGGCGATTCAAGGGGGAACCGGCTACACCGCACTCGAACTGCTGCGAATTTTGCTGCGGCATCCCGGCGTGGAAGTGACGGCCGTCACCAGCCGCAGCGAAACCGGGCTCGTCAGCCGCGTCCACCCGAGTCTGGCTGGGCGACTGAACCTGGTATTTTCGAATCCGACCCCGGACGAACTCGCCGGCCAGGCCGACGTCTGTTTCTGCTGCCTGCCCCACGTCGCCAGCATGGAGGCGATCCCCTCGCTGCTGGCCGCAGGCCTGCGAGTGATCGACCTGTCCGCCGATTACCGCTTGACCGACCCTGTCGTCTATGAGACCTGGTACGGTCACGTCCACACCGACCCCACTCGACTCGGCGCGACGGTGTATGGCCTGCCTGAGATCTATGGTGATCGCATTGCATCACAAAACCTGATCGCCAATCCGGGCTGTTACACCAGCACGTCGATTCTGGCGCTGGCCCCCTTATTGAAAGCCGGGCTCGTGCGGCCGAAGGGGATCATTATCGACGCCAAGAGCGGCGTCTCGGGCGCCGGGCGCAGTCCGAAAGTCGAAATGCTCTACAGCGAGTGCAACGAAAGCTTCTCGGCATACGCAGTAGGAACTCATCGCCACACGCCGGAGATCGAACAGGTGCTCTCGGACGTTTGCGGCGAACAGGTCGACGTCATCTTCACGCCCCACTTAACGCCGATGGACCGCGGGATCTTTGCCACGATCTATGCCGTGCCTGCCCGAGAGGTCAAACAGGCGGAACTGCTGGAGACGATGCGACAGTTCTATGCCGGCAAGCCCTTCGTGCATGTCGTCGAACATCTGCCGAAAACAAAAGACGTCTCCGGCACCAACTTCTGCCATCTCACTGCCCGAGTCGTTAAAGACCGCGTCATGGTGTTGGCCGTGCTGGACAATCTCATCAAAGGGGCCAGCGGCGTGGCAGTGCAGAACTTCAATTTAATGTACGACTTCGACGAAACGACGGGACTTGTGTAA
- a CDS encoding RNA polymerase sigma factor: MVGVERVSARGEFRILAVMESDADIMRRVQAGEVQLFELLVSRYHVRLLRFAISKLHDQPSAEDVVQETFLAAYQARQSYSDRFAFSTWIWTILLNLSRRSLKQQSRRQGILRDYVAAQHVEAGSMPFPLSLERAEERERLQRWLDQLSEEESDAIRLRFYGGLKFEEVALAMNSSVNGAKMRVRRGLLKLAELARTEE; the protein is encoded by the coding sequence ATGGTTGGCGTCGAGCGGGTGTCGGCGAGGGGTGAATTCCGTATACTCGCCGTCATGGAATCGGACGCCGACATCATGCGACGCGTGCAGGCTGGCGAAGTGCAGCTGTTCGAGCTGCTGGTCTCGCGTTATCACGTCCGGCTGTTGCGATTCGCGATCAGCAAACTGCACGATCAACCCTCCGCCGAAGACGTGGTGCAGGAAACCTTCCTGGCCGCTTACCAGGCACGGCAAAGCTATTCCGACCGCTTTGCCTTCAGCACCTGGATCTGGACCATTCTGCTGAATCTCTCGCGGCGGTCGCTGAAACAGCAATCGCGTCGACAGGGAATTCTGCGGGACTACGTCGCGGCGCAGCATGTGGAAGCCGGCTCGATGCCCTTCCCGCTCTCGCTGGAGCGGGCAGAAGAACGGGAGCGTCTGCAACGCTGGCTCGATCAGTTGTCGGAAGAAGAGTCGGACGCGATCCGGCTGCGATTTTACGGCGGACTCAAGTTCGAAGAGGTCGCGCTGGCCATGAACTCCAGCGTCAACGGCGCCAAGATGCGGGTGCGTCGCGGCCTGCTCAAACTGGCAGAACTCGCCCGAACTGAGGAATAG
- a CDS encoding HD domain-containing protein: MTRDFSTESLAYDPIHGYIPFVSRVGLPADEVSEQEIIDHPWVQRMRHIHQLQTAWWVFPSAEHRRFQHVLGAMHLASKVISEWYDSLAESCPNTPSRAYIDSLVRLAALLHDVGHGPFGHFFDDHYLHQFDVTHEDIGATIIERDLGDLIRGIRRNPNGKLQPLEELDPRQVAWLIRRPKSNEAGHPAWLRKLRSLFSGIYTVDNMDFVLRDAYMTGFNTKAFDLARLVHYSFFTEQGLTIHVRGLPTLIHFIETRANLFRMVYFHRTVRALDIAIEEIFAETMQQLFSGNPIDHLDDYLNFHESSFLVDISRWPNSDDPQKRSLGERWRSILYRHTGWKMACERTLNFHSAHGERLSIFSEPDLVLRRVRERLPKPIREMPLNIDVAKHYHRPSGRLPAGGQNFLYDPGAGIHELHDDELFRAIPVSFLIFRIYCQTHEHDAELNAALNSVLGDAMDAKTNM; the protein is encoded by the coding sequence ATGACACGCGACTTTTCGACGGAAAGCCTGGCCTACGATCCGATTCACGGCTACATCCCGTTCGTTTCCCGCGTTGGGCTCCCTGCCGACGAAGTCTCCGAACAGGAGATTATCGATCATCCCTGGGTGCAGCGGATGCGGCACATCCATCAGCTCCAGACCGCCTGGTGGGTCTTCCCGTCGGCCGAACACCGCCGCTTTCAGCATGTCCTCGGGGCGATGCACCTCGCCTCGAAGGTGATCTCGGAATGGTATGACTCGCTGGCGGAGTCGTGCCCCAACACGCCGTCGCGGGCGTACATCGACAGCCTCGTCCGTCTGGCGGCCCTGCTGCATGATGTCGGTCACGGCCCGTTTGGGCATTTCTTCGACGATCATTATCTGCACCAGTTCGACGTGACTCATGAAGACATCGGCGCGACGATCATCGAACGGGATCTGGGAGATCTGATTCGGGGGATTCGCCGCAATCCCAATGGTAAGCTGCAGCCGCTCGAAGAACTCGATCCGCGACAAGTGGCCTGGTTGATCCGTCGTCCCAAGTCGAACGAGGCAGGTCATCCGGCCTGGCTCCGCAAGCTGCGATCCCTCTTCAGCGGGATCTATACCGTCGACAACATGGACTTCGTCCTGCGCGACGCCTACATGACCGGTTTCAACACCAAGGCGTTCGATCTCGCCCGACTGGTCCACTACAGCTTCTTCACAGAGCAGGGGCTGACGATTCACGTCCGCGGCCTGCCGACTCTGATTCACTTCATTGAAACCAGGGCGAACCTGTTTCGGATGGTTTACTTTCATCGCACGGTGCGGGCACTCGACATCGCGATTGAAGAGATCTTTGCCGAGACGATGCAACAACTGTTCTCAGGCAATCCCATCGACCACTTGGACGACTACCTCAATTTCCACGAGTCGTCGTTTCTGGTCGACATCTCGCGCTGGCCCAACTCAGACGATCCTCAAAAGCGGTCGCTCGGCGAGCGCTGGCGTTCGATTTTGTATCGGCATACCGGGTGGAAGATGGCTTGTGAGCGGACGCTCAACTTTCATTCCGCGCACGGCGAACGACTCAGCATCTTTTCCGAACCCGATCTCGTGTTGCGACGGGTGCGTGAACGGCTCCCCAAGCCGATTCGCGAAATGCCACTGAATATCGATGTCGCCAAGCACTACCACCGCCCGAGCGGACGACTGCCCGCCGGCGGACAGAACTTTCTCTATGATCCCGGCGCAGGCATCCACGAATTGCATGACGAC
- a CDS encoding ExeA family protein has product MYEEFFGLNRRPFTAVPYADDFVPVAPLQDALDAVIHCVSQARGIAIVTSQPGMGKTMLCKRMASLLRQDYRSIYLNGAGIETRRALLQAVLFELGSDYVGLSEQEARLQLFQAARHSQTNGRGLLLIVDEAHLISVRLFEELRTLSDYAPEGNALIRVVLCGPFELEEKLADPALTAFNQRVGVQVSLSSLTLQDSARVIHDRLQACGGTDVLSIVSERALELICRASDGNLRCLTQLTDHSLLLAFALEQRPVQEKTVRAALDDLKELPLRWNEIPPSLDVPVASESSNIHDDDAPPQRVIVYSPADLETDEFEIPDFLRADSDSVLDETESHSDAAQSDSFIISSAAPLPSEPEPQYAVFETGAEEEEETAHAPVLTAMDSSPITMEEIQSIAMAHGPVMPVPQSPETDMLEIPVVDRYTLLDRYLELPEDRRGSVDFSQLDNASNWHVETEPEAEDIVQTMAFPQRAPVIEGDAVIELQILDAIHRIRRDVLGQIEQVTQTGITASSQQGFDVVLPEAEAMSTLPFSSSGAEEVKTATAPPVASPTASAEHEGRFSQLFTRLRSRRRRIESEQSGN; this is encoded by the coding sequence GTGTACGAGGAATTCTTTGGACTCAACCGGCGTCCGTTCACGGCCGTTCCCTATGCGGACGACTTTGTGCCCGTCGCGCCGTTGCAGGACGCGCTCGACGCCGTCATTCACTGCGTCTCGCAGGCTCGCGGCATTGCCATCGTCACGTCGCAGCCGGGCATGGGCAAAACGATGCTCTGCAAGCGGATGGCCAGCCTGCTCCGGCAAGACTATCGCAGCATCTATCTGAACGGGGCCGGCATCGAAACCCGTCGGGCTTTGCTGCAAGCGGTGCTGTTCGAACTGGGCAGCGACTACGTTGGCCTGTCTGAACAGGAAGCCCGACTCCAGTTGTTTCAAGCGGCGCGACATTCCCAGACCAATGGACGGGGACTGCTGCTGATCGTCGATGAAGCCCACCTGATCAGCGTCCGACTCTTCGAAGAACTGCGAACTCTGTCTGATTACGCACCAGAAGGGAACGCACTGATTCGCGTCGTTCTCTGCGGGCCGTTCGAACTCGAAGAGAAACTGGCCGACCCCGCACTCACCGCGTTCAATCAACGGGTCGGAGTTCAAGTCAGCCTGAGTTCGTTGACGTTGCAAGACTCTGCCCGCGTGATTCACGATCGCCTGCAAGCCTGCGGCGGAACCGATGTGCTGTCGATCGTCAGCGAACGGGCACTGGAACTCATCTGTCGCGCCAGCGATGGCAATCTGCGGTGCCTGACCCAGCTCACCGATCATTCCCTGTTACTGGCGTTCGCCTTGGAGCAACGACCAGTGCAGGAAAAAACGGTTCGGGCCGCCCTCGATGATTTGAAAGAACTGCCGCTGCGCTGGAACGAGATTCCGCCGTCGCTCGACGTGCCTGTCGCATCTGAGTCGTCGAATATCCATGATGACGATGCCCCCCCGCAACGGGTGATTGTCTACAGTCCCGCCGATCTCGAAACAGACGAGTTCGAGATTCCGGACTTTCTCCGAGCCGACAGTGATAGCGTGCTGGACGAGACTGAATCGCATTCCGACGCAGCCCAATCCGATAGCTTCATCATCTCGTCCGCTGCGCCGCTCCCCTCCGAGCCTGAGCCGCAGTACGCCGTCTTTGAGACCGGCGCTGAGGAAGAAGAGGAAACAGCCCACGCGCCGGTGCTGACCGCCATGGATTCGTCTCCCATCACAATGGAAGAGATCCAATCGATTGCCATGGCTCACGGACCTGTCATGCCTGTCCCCCAGTCACCCGAGACCGACATGCTCGAAATCCCCGTCGTCGACCGTTACACGCTGCTGGACCGCTACCTGGAACTGCCGGAAGATCGCCGCGGTTCCGTCGATTTCTCACAGCTCGACAACGCGTCGAACTGGCATGTCGAGACCGAGCCCGAAGCTGAAGACATCGTACAGACGATGGCCTTCCCGCAGCGCGCCCCCGTGATCGAGGGGGACGCCGTTATCGAGCTGCAGATTCTCGACGCAATTCACCGGATTCGCCGCGACGTGCTGGGACAGATCGAGCAAGTGACGCAGACCGGCATCACCGCTTCGTCGCAGCAGGGGTTCGACGTCGTGCTGCCGGAAGCGGAAGCAATGTCGACGCTCCCCTTCTCCTCGTCCGGTGCAGAAGAAGTGAAAACGGCAACCGCTCCGCCAGTCGCCTCTCCCACTGCCTCCGCCGAACACGAAGGCCGGTTCTCGCAACTGTTCACCCGCCTGCGTTCCCGTCGCCGCCGCATCGAATCGGAGCAATCAGGGAACTAG